In a single window of the Arachis hypogaea cultivar Tifrunner chromosome 6, arahy.Tifrunner.gnm2.J5K5, whole genome shotgun sequence genome:
- the LOC112695637 gene encoding DEAD-box ATP-dependent RNA helicase 3, chloroplastic: protein MASLIGVSSIYQTPSTTLELHKRPPLTTTSSSSSSLSLQCLDSKSHFNNVLRAHLSTNNGKGGFKPTVSFVTSAIATPNSSVLSEEAFKGIGSGDDFADDDDFAGFGSETEEGSSAVSSEELDVSKLGLPSRLVDTLHKRGISHLFPIQRAVLVPALEGRDIIARAKTGTGKTLAFGIPIIKGLTEDEHSSSLRRSGRLPRVLVLAPTRELAKQVEKEIKESAPYLSTVCVYGGVSYVTQQSALSRGVDVVVGTPGRIIDLINGNSLRLNEVQYLVLDEADQMLAVGFEEDVEVILEKLPSERQSMLFSATMPSWVKKLARKYLDNPLTIDLVGDEEEKLAEGIKLFAISATATSKRTILSDLISVYAKGGKTIVFTQTKRDADEVSLALTNSIMSEALHGDISQHQRERTLNGFRQGKFTVLVATDVAARGLDIPNVDLIIHYELPNDPETFVHRSGRTGRAGKQGTAILMYTSSQRRTVRSLERDVGCKFEFISPPGIQEILEASAEQVVATLNRVHPESVEFFTPTAQKLIEEQGTSALAAALAQMSGFSRPPSSRSLINHEQGWVTLQLIRDSDSRRYFSARSVTGFLAEVYSPAADEVGKIHLIADERVQGAVFDLPEEIAKELLNREIPPGNTITKVTKLPALQDDGPPGDFYGKFSDRDGSSRRGSGSGSGSRDRRGGFRSSRGYGGRDSDDDFGDSYRRGSRSNNKTGSSWSRAGRFSGDDWPIGGRRPSGRSSSSDRGGFGGSCFNCGESGHRASDCPNKRSFF, encoded by the exons ATGGCTTCTTTGATTGGAGTTTCTTCCATATACCAAACTCCCTCTACAACTCTCGAACTACACAAACGACCACCGCTTactactacttcttcttcttcttcctctctttccTTGCAATGCTTGGACAGCAAGTCCCACTTCAACAACGTTCTCAGAGCACACCTTTCTACTAACAATGGCAAGGGAGGTTTTAAGCCCACTGTTAGTTTTGTTACTTCTGCCATTGCCACTCCAAATTCTTCGGTCCTCAGCGAAGAAGCATTCAAGGGGATAGGCAGCGGTGATGACTTTGCCGACGACGACGACTTTGCCGGCTTTGGCTCTGAAACCGAAGAGGGATCTTCTGCTGTTAGCTCTGAAGAACTCGACGTTTCCAAGCTTGGCCTTCCTTCGCGCCTCGTTGATACCCTTCACAAGCGTGGGATTTCGCATCTTTTCCCCATTCAG AGAGCGGTGTTGGTACCGGCATTGGAAGGTAGAGATATCATTGCTCGGGCAAAGACTGGGACTGGCAAGACACTAGCATTTGGGATTCCCATTATTAAAGGCCTTACTGAAGATGAACATTCAAGTTCTCTCAG gCGGTCTGGTCGTCTCCCCAGAGTGTTGGTTCTTGCTCCTACCAGGGAGCTAGCAAAGCAAGTAGAGAAGGAGATAAAGGAATCTGCACCTTATCTGAGCACAGTTTGTGTTTATGGGGGTGTTTCCTATGTTACTCAACAAAGTGCGCTTTCACGTGGAGTTGATGTAGTTGTTGGGACGCCTGGTAGAATAATTGACCTAATCAATGGGAACAGCCTTAGACTGAATGAAGTTCAGTACCTGGTCCTCGATGAAGCGGATCAGATGCTTGCTGTTGGGTTTGAGGAGGATGTGGAAGTAATATTGGAAAAGCTCCCATCAGAGAGGCAGAGCATGCTTTTTTCTGCAACTATGCCAAGTTGGGTAAAGAAATTGGCTCGAAAGTATTTGGACAATCCATTGACAATAGATCTG GTTGGCGATGAAGAAGAAAAGCTTGCAGAAGGGATAAAACTTTTTGCTATATCAGCAACTGCCACTTCAAAGCGAACAATTCTTTCCGATCTTATAAGT GTTTATGCTAAGGGTGGGAAGACTATAGTTTTTACGCAGACAAAAAGAGATGCTGATGAAGTATCATTGGCATTAACAAATAGTATAATGTCTGAAGCATTACATGGTGATATATCTCAGCATCAAAGAGAGAGAACATTAAATGGTTTTCGACAAGGAAAATTTACAGTTCTTGTTGCCACTGATGTTGCAGCCCGTGGACTTGATATTCCTAATGTTGATTTG ATTATTCATTATGAGCTTCCCAATGATCCAGAGACTTTTGTGCATCGCTCTGGTCGTACTGGGCGTGCAGGGAAACAAGGTACTGCCATTCTTATGTACACCAGTAGCCAGAGGAGAACAGTTAGATCTCTAGAGCGTGATGTAGGCTGCAAATTTGAATTCATCAGTCCACCCGGTATCCAAGAGATTTTGGAGGCATCTGCTGAGCAAGTTGTTGCCACGCTCAATAGGGTTCATCCCGAGTCTGTTGAGTTTTTTACACCGACTGCACAAAAATTGATTGAAGAACAGGGAACAAGTGCCCTTGCAGCTGCACTAGCACAAATGAGTGGATTCTCTCGTCCTCCATCGTCCCGATCTTTAATCAACCATGAACAG GGATGGGTTACATTGCAGTTGATCCGAGATTCAGATAGTAGAAGATACTTCTCTGCAAGATCAGTCACTGGGTTTCTGGCTGAGGTTTATTCTCCAGCTGCTGATGAAGTTGGAAAAATACATTTAATTGCAGATGAAAGG GTTCAAGGGGCTGTTTTCGATCTTCCAGAGGAAATTGCTAAAGAGTTACTTAACAGGGAGATACCACCTGGAAACACTATAACCAAGGTTACCAAG TTGCCTGCCTTGCAAGATGATGGACCACCAGGTGATTTCTATGGGAAGTTCTCTGACAGAGATGGTAGTAGCCGAAGAGGTTCAGGTTCTGGTTCTGGTTCTAGGGATCGGAGAGGCGGTTTTAGAAGCTCACGGGGATATGGAGGCCGAGACTCTGATGATGATTTTGGTGATTCATATAGGAGAGGCAGTAGAAGTAATAATAAAACTGGCAGTAGCTGGTCTCGAGCTGGAAGATTCAGTGGTGATGATTGGCCAATTGGCGGTAGACGACCATCAGGCAGATCTTCATCATCAGACAG AGGTGGTTTTGGAGGGTCCTGTTTTAATTGTGGGGAGTCTGGGCATCGAGCATCAGATTGTCCAAACAAGCGCAGCTTCTTTTAG